The following nucleotide sequence is from Hylaeus volcanicus isolate JK05 chromosome 3, UHH_iyHylVolc1.0_haploid, whole genome shotgun sequence.
CAGAAAGAGTAACTACTTCTTTACCAGATGTAATATCCCAtccatgaattttaaaatcatcGCCTGCAGCAAAGACAAGTTTTTTCTCAATGTTCGGATGGAAAGCtaaaatactgaaattatATCACAAGACATGGTTAAGTCTTACTGGCACTTTGAATGTAAGAGAAAGTTGCAAGGAAACTGGGAtgctatacaatttttcatgtaccTGATAACTCCCTGAACTCCTTTCAGATTATGAGTACAAGCGTGATGTTGTAAGTCCCACAATCTGACAGTACCATCACTGCCTCCAGAAaccattaaatttgtttcattacaATGAGCAATGTGAAATACAGGACCTTTGTGAGTAGACTTCCATAATTTGATCAGTTTCttatctatattaaaaatatattgtttaatcAATGCAATAAATATAACTATACATAgtcttattataatttttattaatatgttcATGCTGGATACAATTATGAGGCCTGCATATGCATGGGGCAGTTTGATCCATCAAACAAACAATGATATGCTACATGTTAGTATGTTTTTTACTCTACACTGTCCAATGAGgaattatgtaaaatgaaatgtcaACATGAACAttctaatatatattaaaaatttatttttatttttctcttaccCTTCCAGTTCCACAGTTTAAAAAGACCACTTTTGTGatgtgtaattatatttacatcaTTACTGAACGCAGTAAATGTATTAATCACATCTTTCTCTTCATCATTATCACTTTGTCCCACATGAGATACTATTGACATACCTTCCTTTAGTGATAATACAGAAACTGTGCCATGCTTTTGGCAGAATATGTACTGTCCATCTGTACTCCACtataacagaaaattattcaattaattatataaaatatataaaaggaaaactactgtaattattatcataCTTGTACATTCCCTCCTGTATAGAATGGTTCATGTTTTGCTTCAACTTCGAATCtagaattgaatataaatatgttaaagTGAATGTATgactaattaaataaataaacacacgAACcaaaattgtgtaatttatatattagtttcatatacaattaaaaatagaattcttcaaatttttgcCAAAGTAATCAACAACAAGAGAATTAAGAGAATTGAGAAGCTCTCATAgacttgaataattttaatatatttcaaattttgttattatagaACCAAAtggattaattattatagtacacttacaataataataaaaagtaacttACGCTTCTTTTAGAATAGTATGACTCATTTTTGCTGctatattataaacatattattagGTTTTCAAGTTcactcaatttatttaatcaatttatgtacaggttataaattatatgaatgaCAGACACGTGCTCCCGTGCACCATAGAGTATTCACTACCTTGTGCTCACACtaactttcatttttcgaaaccCTGAAGGTGTCTGCAGTTATCATAAAGGCATGTTTACAAACACGTGcattattttactatatttttcttcttatcgAACAGACTATAGGTGAAAAGTACTACTAGCGCTAATGAtgctaaaaaaaagaactataTATGATAGTTTGCGAATTTCTTCAAAACTCTTCTAGAACACTGCTCAAATGTtacacaaaatgaaaataaattaataatgatgCGTAATCCAACACAAAAGCCTCTTTTTAGTATCGAATTGTTAACATAACTCGATGTGAACATACCATTacctttcttttatattatcatACACATTATACGGAATAGCACGTATGCATACGCCGACGCAGCCGTCAAGTATATAAGTAGTCGCGACAGGTCTATGGTGAAGTGCATTTGATATTCACAATAGAAAGAAAGTTTAATTACGATTATTCGAGTGTTTAAAGGGTAGCGAGAGATCCGTATTTCCGTGCGTGCAacttgaaaaataacgaaattgcACAAATGGTGCGATCGCAGCAGAACACATATGCTACATTGTTAAAATCTTGCAGAAAGGTCTCCTAAGAGAGGAGTGCCTTCGATAAGAGGTTCTTCTTCTAGTAGTTAGGCAttgagaattttcaaaatgacaGATAATCGAGGGAATTTCTCAATTCCAACGAATCAAAGTGAGTCACAATGTTAGAAAgtttattgataaatttaataatgtctTTAGCTACATAACCTACATGCTACTTTCTTTATTGTTGGGAAGTcatataatttcattgtatcacgcatacatacacatattGTGAGGAACACATgtacacgcgcgcgcgcgcatatatatatatggttgttgataaatataaattatactgGAATTACTTTTagaataatatcaatatttttagtaaCTTTGTTGTAAACGTTTAGGTTCCACCAGATCATTTAATTCTCTACGTCTAGAGTTTGGACCTATCAACGATGTTCAGAATGACATGTCAGGTATAAtacgtataaattatgtatatattatatttgatgtATGTATAGTAAGGCCTCGAGTTATGTGGATTTGTATTTGAATGCTTGTGTATTAACTTATGTTCTTGTATATATTCTATACCACTATTTGCTGATAGCCATTTTTGTGTTCTGGtagcaattatttaaaaagaaaaatgaaattacatagGTATCTACCATTAtagatttattatatgtatagggcatgtgtgtatatatttacaaaatcactttgattaatttttgtaataaagacTATTGTGAGCAGAAAGATAAATCAGTCCTAGCAGGAATAcctatttgtattaatttaaatgtttcaatcaGCATGTTTCTTTCTATTAACAGTACTTTGATCTTGTACAATTcaacttaaataaaaacttcCATAGCAAATTAATCATATAAGTCAAGAACTTACTGTACTTAATTTGAgtggaataatatttgtgCTTATTTTATGATAGACAAGCGAAGGCAATTGAAAACTAGTTTTCAATCACAAGGAAGTGATatgtcatttattaattcaacaaACTCTTCCATTTCCAATTCAACTGGAGCTACAGCTTGTCCACCAATGTAAGATATCAACCaaaacgaagaaatgaaaatatttaaattatagtttttaaatgatatctTTTGTACAGttattatcatatttaataatagatCTTTTCGTCCAAGTTTGCCTTTATCTTTGCCAAAACTACCACTGAGACCACGTGCTACAGTTTCACAAGACCTCCCTGATAAAGCAAGGTaatgacaataaaatatattaattacaaaattatattacaacaCGTGTATATGCTTAAAATACATAACATTGTAGGGATAAACTACGAATGTGTCAGTCCATGCAAAGTACTGGAAAATTGCAGTTATCTCCAAATGTGGTATATGATTTTACTAGCGAAGATCTTCAAGATCTAGGAGAAATAGGACGAGGAGGATTTGGCACTGTAAATAAGATGATTCATAGAATAAGTGATACTGTTATGGCTGTGAAggtatttactttaatattgttaAGGGAATCCCCACATCAAGAatctccaatttttttttaaatttatttgcagaGAATTCGTTCTACAGTGGATCAAAGAGAACAAAAGCAACTACTAATGGACTTAGAAGTTGTAATGAAATCTAATGAGTGCCCATGCATTGTGCAGTTTTATGGAGCTTTATTCAAAGAGGTAAGTCTATaggacaaataaaaattaaatttatgtgtTCTAACACTGtgttgtgttttatttagGGCGATTGTTGGATTTGCATGGAACTTATGGACACCTCAttggatatattttataagtttATTCACGAGGTATTAAAGGAAAGAATACCAGAACGTATTTTAGGAAAAATTACTGTTGCTACAGTAAAAGCATTGAATTACCTTAAGGAAAAGCTAAGAATAATTCATAGGGATGTAAAACCTAGCAATATCCTGTTAGATCGACATGGTAATATAAAACTTTGCGATTTTGGTATATCAGGACAATTAGTAGATTCTATTGCGCGCACACGAGACGCTGGATGCAGACCATACATGGCTGTATGTAAAGTaacaaattgaatgaaaagtattttgaaaattctactAATTTACCGAAGCAgttaatttgaatgtaatcTTTCAGCCAGAAAGGATAGACCCTCAGCGTGCAAGAGGTTATGATGTTAGAAGCGATGTGTGGTCATTAGGGATTACATTGATGGAAATAGCTACAGGTTATTTTCCATATCCAAAATGGAATTCAGTGTTCGAACAGCTTTATCAAGTGGTTCAAGGTGACCCGCCGCGATTATCTCCAAACGAAAATGGAAACCATTTTACTATGGATTTCGTAAACTTTGTGAATACatggtaaattaatttgatatcaaataattatgaattctaTCACCGCATCTATTACTAAACAATGCTTACTCATCTTATTATTcttaaagtttaattaaagagGAGACGCAACGACCgaaatacaacaaattattaGAACACAATTTTATCAGAAAAGCGGAAGAAGACACAGTCGATGTTGCAGCGTATATATGCGGCGTACTCGACAACATGGCTCTCAGGGGAATGACGCCTTTTACAACTAATCGGCATTAagtcaaaaaatatttaaaaaacccACATTTGTAccttaatttctattattttttaaattctaaatttattgtaaatgaGCAGGTCATTTGCACTCCTATCTAGCGTAGGtagtaaaattaatcaacATCAATCAttgttgataataaataattttgtgtaGAATCGTGAACTATCGTGTCGCAGAATTCTTATATACATAGCGATTAGAAGTGTTCTAATGACAAGTTGACATTTACAGAGTAATAATGCATaggttgaaaaattctaaatcGGCTTTCTCATTTAAATCACACTATGACAACACGTTTATAAAACCGAATCGTTATCTACTTCGTATGAAATCCCGACAGTGAGAATGACTAATCCTAAATATTTGGTATAAGGAATAAGAATCTGGAGGTAATCTAGTTTTTCAACTTTCTTGACTCGCATTTCTCTTGTTTTTATGGTCTCATGTTATCATTTGTAATACCTGTTGTAGTCTGAATTTGTCAATCCTTCCAATAAATCTCAATAAATTAAACCTTGGATTAGTGCacgttataaacaatacattatattataatttcggCTAAAAATCTCCTTCGTTAAATTTGATATGCGTGTAACGTATGCATCcaatgtatgtacgtatgtgtACATACGGAGGCGGGCATACGTAACTTGCGTTTATAGTTACGTGCATGTACACACAAATTATGATACTTAACGTTTTAACTCTACAAATTTTGAACCGACGTTCaatagatatatgtatacaagaTAGAATTTCTCAAACGATTCATAAACGCATACCTCGGCAGTTTCgaacggagaaaaataaaaattacgtatGTAACCGAACTTTTTATGTCTTTATTGTTAAAGCAGACATTAAAGAGATTATACCTATCGGACAATATCATGCTTATTTATCTGGACGTAGTTTTTATGAACAATTATCAGCCGTAATTAGGTAAATGCGTTAActcgatattttgaaatatttcttcacgCGTGTGAATGATGAAAGATTTCCTGcgctttcaaaatttcatgacTCGTTCGCATTTAGAAACGTACACAAACAACAATGCGAGTGTCGATAGAAGTGTCATGAACACGATCGGTGAAAAtcacaataaatttataaatgatttgattatttattcaatgaatatattattataaagaattcTGTATTCAAAGTAGACcgttttttcaataaaaaaaaattatttgcataCGCGTAATATACATATGACATAATacctataaaaattaaacttaacCCATGATTGATAGCATGGCACTAGTATTGCCTTAGGCGCCATAAACCCTTGAACTGGCCCTGATCGATAGTCTCCACAAgtgtatatttacatacagGTGTaaggtattttatttatacctatGGTACCGGCATCGTTCTCTTGGGGGAAGGAAATGGTGGTAGAATGGTGGTGGCAGTAGTTAGTGGTTGTAATCATGGTACGAAGGATATTTCTAAACTCTTTACAAAATATCAGCAAATTCAGTTAACACTCAC
It contains:
- the LOC128874468 gene encoding dual specificity mitogen-activated protein kinase kinase 4 isoform X1: MTDNRGNFSIPTNQSSTRSFNSLRLEFGPINDVQNDMSDKRRQLKTSFQSQGSDMSFINSTNSSISNSTGATACPPISFRPSLPLSLPKLPLRPRATVSQDLPDKARDKLRMCQSMQSTGKLQLSPNVVYDFTSEDLQDLGEIGRGGFGTVNKMIHRISDTVMAVKRIRSTVDQREQKQLLMDLEVVMKSNECPCIVQFYGALFKEGDCWICMELMDTSLDIFYKFIHEVLKERIPERILGKITVATVKALNYLKEKLRIIHRDVKPSNILLDRHGNIKLCDFGISGQLVDSIARTRDAGCRPYMAPERIDPQRARGYDVRSDVWSLGITLMEIATGYFPYPKWNSVFEQLYQVVQGDPPRLSPNENGNHFTMDFVNFVNTCLIKEETQRPKYNKLLEHNFIRKAEEDTVDVAAYICGVLDNMALRGMTPFTTNRH
- the LOC128874468 gene encoding dual specificity mitogen-activated protein kinase kinase 4 isoform X2, giving the protein MTDNRGNFSIPTNQSSTRSFNSLRLEFGPINDVQNDMSDKRRQLKTSFQSQGSDMSFINSTNSSISNSTGATACPPILPLSLPKLPLRPRATVSQDLPDKARDKLRMCQSMQSTGKLQLSPNVVYDFTSEDLQDLGEIGRGGFGTVNKMIHRISDTVMAVKRIRSTVDQREQKQLLMDLEVVMKSNECPCIVQFYGALFKEGDCWICMELMDTSLDIFYKFIHEVLKERIPERILGKITVATVKALNYLKEKLRIIHRDVKPSNILLDRHGNIKLCDFGISGQLVDSIARTRDAGCRPYMAPERIDPQRARGYDVRSDVWSLGITLMEIATGYFPYPKWNSVFEQLYQVVQGDPPRLSPNENGNHFTMDFVNFVNTCLIKEETQRPKYNKLLEHNFIRKAEEDTVDVAAYICGVLDNMALRGMTPFTTNRH